One Flavobacteriales bacterium DNA window includes the following coding sequences:
- the polA gene encoding DNA polymerase I, translating into MAEKKLFLLDAFALIYRAHFAFARNPRINSKGLNTSAILGFTNAMLDIINNQKPTHIAVVFDAPGGSVRNDYFPEYKAHRDEMPEDIRLAIPYILEVIEGFNIPTLKAVGFEADDVIGTLAKKAEKEGFQTYMMTPDKDFAQLVSENIFMYRPGRMGKPAEVWGIPEVQEKFEVESPLQVIDILGLWGDAADNIPGIPGIGEKTSKKLVAQYGSVEGLIEHVDELKGKQKENVINFAEQGLLSKKLATILLDAPVEFDEKALVLEAPNKEALISLFGQLEFRTMAKRVFGEEIAITQPSEGQMDLFATTAATSEATDNQEPVVEPTVKTIENTKHDYQLIESIADTKTLISKLQAQKFVCFDTETSSLNPLSTQLLGIAFSYQAGTGFYLSMLNDIEEKLELLRPFFINKGIIKIAHNFKFDAAVLHQNNIEIKGINFDTMVAHYLLEPDMKHSMDYLAEVYLNYKPVSIETLIGKKGKNQKSMADLTPEEIYEYACEDADITFQLYEVLKQKIGTPYLMDLFYNMEMPLNTVLMKMEAEGIRLDTAALNSFSTELGEDLINLEKEIIELAGTDFNVDSPKQLGAILFDVLAIDSKAKKTKTGQYKTDEQTLTKLIGKHEIIPLILEYRKIKKLKSTYVDTLPELVDANSNRIHTTYMQTVAATGRLSSNNPNLQNIPIRSEKGKEIRKAFIAKGENYTLLAADYSQIELRIIAALSGDEHMIEAFKNGEDIHRATAAKVFHVEAQEVTPDMRSKAKMVNFGIIYGISAFGLSQRLNISRKEAKEIIDSYFEQYPKIKAFMDNSIAFARDHGYVETIRQRRRYLKDINSSNGVMRGFAERNAINAPIQGSAADIIKLAMIKVDEALSKQNLQTKMLLQVHDELIFDLYKPEEEVVKQLVKDCMENALKFEVPLTVEMGIADNWLEAH; encoded by the coding sequence ATGGCCGAAAAAAAGCTTTTTTTACTGGATGCTTTTGCATTGATTTATAGAGCGCATTTTGCATTTGCACGTAACCCAAGAATCAACTCTAAAGGTTTAAACACCTCTGCTATTTTAGGGTTTACCAATGCAATGCTAGATATTATTAACAATCAAAAGCCTACACATATTGCCGTAGTTTTTGATGCTCCAGGTGGTTCAGTTAGAAACGACTATTTTCCTGAATACAAAGCACATCGTGACGAAATGCCTGAGGACATTCGATTAGCTATTCCTTATATTTTAGAAGTTATTGAGGGGTTTAACATCCCTACTCTAAAAGCTGTAGGATTTGAAGCTGATGACGTTATTGGAACATTAGCTAAAAAAGCTGAAAAAGAAGGGTTTCAAACTTATATGATGACACCTGATAAAGATTTTGCTCAATTGGTTTCGGAAAACATCTTTATGTATCGACCTGGGAGAATGGGAAAACCTGCTGAAGTATGGGGAATTCCTGAAGTACAGGAAAAATTTGAAGTTGAATCTCCCCTACAAGTCATTGATATTTTAGGTCTTTGGGGAGATGCCGCCGACAACATCCCTGGGATACCTGGTATTGGGGAAAAAACTTCTAAAAAGCTAGTTGCCCAATATGGTAGCGTCGAAGGATTAATTGAGCATGTTGATGAGTTAAAAGGGAAGCAGAAAGAGAATGTGATCAATTTTGCTGAACAAGGATTACTCTCCAAAAAACTTGCAACCATTCTACTGGATGCCCCTGTTGAATTTGATGAAAAAGCATTGGTATTGGAAGCGCCCAACAAAGAGGCTTTAATTTCTTTATTTGGCCAGTTGGAATTTAGAACAATGGCTAAACGTGTTTTTGGTGAAGAAATTGCGATTACTCAACCTTCTGAGGGACAAATGGATTTATTTGCAACAACTGCTGCAACTAGCGAAGCTACAGACAATCAAGAGCCTGTTGTTGAGCCAACTGTTAAGACCATAGAAAACACAAAACATGATTACCAACTTATTGAATCAATTGCTGATACTAAAACGTTAATCAGTAAACTTCAAGCCCAAAAGTTTGTTTGCTTTGATACGGAAACTTCAAGTTTAAACCCTCTTAGCACACAGCTATTAGGAATTGCTTTTTCTTATCAAGCTGGCACTGGTTTTTACCTTTCAATGCTCAATGATATTGAGGAAAAACTTGAATTATTACGCCCATTTTTTATCAATAAAGGTATTATTAAAATTGCACATAATTTTAAGTTTGATGCTGCCGTGTTGCACCAAAACAACATTGAGATCAAAGGAATCAACTTTGATACTATGGTGGCTCATTATCTTTTAGAACCTGATATGAAACACAGTATGGATTATCTTGCTGAAGTTTACCTTAACTATAAACCTGTTTCGATAGAAACGTTGATTGGAAAAAAAGGGAAAAACCAAAAAAGCATGGCTGACTTAACTCCTGAAGAGATTTATGAGTATGCTTGTGAAGATGCTGATATTACCTTTCAATTGTATGAGGTTTTAAAACAAAAAATTGGCACACCTTATTTAATGGACTTATTCTATAATATGGAAATGCCATTGAACACTGTCTTAATGAAAATGGAAGCGGAGGGTATCCGTCTAGATACCGCTGCGTTGAATTCTTTTTCTACAGAGTTAGGAGAAGATTTAATCAATTTAGAAAAAGAGATTATCGAATTGGCTGGCACCGATTTTAATGTGGACTCTCCTAAACAACTGGGTGCCATTTTATTTGACGTTTTAGCCATTGACAGCAAGGCTAAGAAAACAAAAACTGGTCAGTATAAAACTGACGAGCAAACCTTAACTAAGTTAATTGGTAAACATGAGATTATTCCTTTGATTTTGGAATACCGTAAGATTAAAAAGTTAAAATCGACTTATGTGGATACCCTGCCTGAATTAGTTGATGCGAATTCCAATAGAATTCATACCACCTACATGCAAACGGTGGCAGCTACTGGACGTTTAAGCTCTAATAACCCTAACTTACAGAACATTCCTATTCGTTCGGAAAAAGGGAAAGAGATTCGTAAAGCTTTTATTGCTAAAGGAGAAAACTATACTTTACTAGCTGCCGATTACTCTCAAATTGAATTGAGAATTATTGCTGCTTTGAGTGGTGACGAACACATGATTGAGGCTTTTAAAAATGGAGAAGATATCCACCGCGCTACTGCTGCTAAGGTCTTTCATGTAGAAGCTCAAGAAGTTACTCCTGATATGAGAAGTAAAGCTAAGATGGTCAATTTTGGAATCATCTATGGAATTTCTGCTTTTGGATTATCGCAACGTTTAAATATTTCGCGTAAGGAAGCTAAAGAGATTATTGACAGCTATTTTGAGCAATATCCTAAGATTAAAGCTTTTATGGACAATTCTATTGCTTTTGCTCGTGATCATGGTTATGTAGAAACAATCAGACAACGTCGTAGGTATTTAAAAGACATTAACTCTTCTAATGGGGTAATGCGTGGTTTTGCTGAACGAAATGCAATTAACGCTCCTATTCAAGGTTCTGCTGCTGACATTATTAAGCTGGCTATGATTAAAGTGGATGAAGCACTTTCTAAACAGAATTTACAAACCAAAATGCTTTTACAAGTACATGATGAATTGATCTTCGATTTATACAAACCAGAAGAAGAGGTGGTAAAACAATTGGTAAAAGACTGTATGGAAAATGCTTTAAAATTTGAAGTTCCTCTAACTGTAGAAATGGGAATTGCTGACAATTGGCTGGAAGCGCATTGA
- a CDS encoding TerB family tellurite resistance protein — MTEKEKLYETLGELLFVVAKADGVIQEEEKEALNQLLANHSAEHEIKWSFNYEANKNNSVEEVYKKAISFCQHYGPAPEYKEFLEAMKTIADATNGIAPQESKVINSFSNDLLERFQKDLAQ, encoded by the coding sequence ATGACAGAAAAGGAAAAATTATACGAAACTCTTGGTGAATTACTATTTGTTGTCGCTAAAGCTGATGGCGTAATTCAAGAAGAAGAAAAAGAAGCCCTTAACCAACTGCTAGCAAATCATTCTGCTGAACACGAAATTAAATGGTCTTTTAATTATGAGGCTAATAAAAATAATTCTGTAGAGGAAGTCTATAAAAAAGCAATTAGCTTTTGCCAACACTATGGGCCTGCACCAGAATATAAAGAGTTCTTAGAAGCTATGAAAACAATTGCTGATGCAACCAATGGAATTGCACCACAAGAATCTAAAGTCATCAACTCTTTTTCAAACGATTTGCTAGAACGTTTTCAAAAAGATTTAGCGCAATAG
- a CDS encoding LysM peptidoglycan-binding domain-containing protein, which yields MLQTNRSGRGNGANYRYGFQGQEGDDEIKGNSVNYKYRMADVRLNRFFATDLLEPEYLELTPYQFSSNRLIDAVELEGLEESVLSSVEYSNRPSVHQLKRGDTYWSIAAKLDNVSSDDLIRWNTGKPKNQLHKYIGSYIHTSNPEGVTIGDISDDVLNEDFRFQLSEESQQKMVNDIRTENMLDFAFNFGWFFTGMTAGAVAPPARPEELPFQ from the coding sequence ATGTTACAAACTAATAGGAGTGGACGGGGAAATGGTGCGAATTACAGGTATGGATTCCAAGGACAGGAGGGTGATGACGAGATTAAAGGGAATAGTGTGAACTATAAATATAGAATGGCTGATGTAAGATTAAACAGATTTTTTGCTACTGATCTGTTGGAGCCCGAATATCTAGAACTGACACCGTATCAATTTAGTAGTAATAGGTTAATAGATGCTGTAGAGTTAGAAGGGTTGGAAGAATCTGTATTGTCTAGTGTTGAATATTCGAATAGACCTTCTGTTCATCAATTAAAGAGAGGTGATACTTATTGGAGTATAGCTGCTAAACTCGATAATGTCTCTAGTGACGACTTGATAAGATGGAATACCGGTAAACCTAAAAATCAATTACATAAATACATTGGCTCATATATTCATACGTCTAATCCTGAGGGTGTTACTATTGGAGATATTTCAGATGATGTGCTTAATGAAGATTTTAGATTCCAACTTTCAGAAGAATCTCAACAGAAAATGGTCAATGATATACGAACAGAAAATATGTTGGATTTTGCTTTTAACTTTGGTTGGTTTTTTACAGGAATGACAGCAGGTGCAGTAGCTCCTCCTGCTAGACCTGAAGAGTTACCATTTCAATAG